The nucleotide window TTCAAAGGAGGAGGCGGAGAGAGGTGGGGAGCACATTAATTTGTGGATAGATAGGCTTGAGCTATCATAATAAAACTgccaaagttaatttttttccccaattcaGTCTTAAAACAGGTCACTTACTGAGAGAGATGCATCAAGTGCCTGAGAAACCACTTGTACAGTCACAGTTGAAGGGATGAGTCTGCCCCTTTGGGCACTGATGCTGGCTTGAAGTCGCTTACAGTGTCAGAGTGGCAAAAAACACACTAAAATATTGCTTCTGTATAGCAGGATTTAAAGCACAGTGTGTCCCTGTGAAAATAAAGGCTGAAGAAATGTCATGTCTCAGTGTCACCTCATCCCTGGGCCCTGCATAGACTCCGTTCCTCCAGCCTTTCAAACACTCATGCTTTGTTCTGTCACATgaaaaggaagcattttttaaaaatcagaagctACTGCAGATGCAAAAATGAAGGTCActaatttcatttcagtgtcCTGACTTTCACAGTGGAATAGCTTTGATTAGTGCCAGGCATTTAGCAAGCTATGTGATGATGTTGGGAACTACATCCCACCTGTATTCTCCCTGTTACCATATCCACACCAAATCTCTGTTTGAGGGCAGTGAAGTCCACAACTCAAGGCTGGTTTTGGATGTGCATCTGTCTGGCAAACAATGTGGGATGACAACTGTTGAAAAATTGTTTGATACCTGTGAAGTCTGGAGGGGATTTTTGCTTGTCCAGaactgcagggaaaaataaaacatgtgaAACAATAAAGAGCAAATAGCATGTCACAGTTTGTGTGCTTTTGCTCACAAACAAAGAAATCCCTGCACAATGATACCCTTACAATTTATGCACCCTCCCCTACATGCTCTTCACACAGCCCTTTTAGTCCAGTGGTGATTTTTGGTCTGGGGTCTTCTAACAGCTTATTGAATTCTCTGTCCATGTCCATGCAGGCAGGCTATTAACTATTCTTGAGTTGCAGCTTCTGCTGATGACCATCAGCTCCTTATCTTCTGGTTTGTGCTACTTGTGCACCTGCTCCCCGGTAGAGCATGGGAAACTAAAATAAAGTCCCAGACTTAGGATAAACATTACTTAGCAACAGCTAAAACATTGGTGTGTTGGCAGCATTCTTCTCATTCTAAAggcaaagcacagctctgtaGCAGCTACTGGGAAAATTGCTAAGAAAGTTAACTCAGTTCCAGCCAAAAGCATGTCTAGGCAAAAGTCCATAGCTTTCAGCCTAAGGCTTCCAGCAACCCAAGCTACATGTGCTTAGCAAGTAGGTATAAGCAAACAGCATTCTAAATCACAGAGTATTATAATTCTAAGTGTCTTAATCTATTTAGAAATTACTTGCTTAAACTAAGCAACTGACATTTCTCaacaaaataatgtaatttctaGGTGCAATCAAAAAAGGAATGTGACAATTGGTGAATTGTAGAATTGGGTAAATAAGTTTTGAGGTCAAATGGAGAAGAGGGAAGTTTCTGGGGATAAGCTGAAAATTATCTCATTTTGTGGTAAAGATACTGGGTAAAGTGGTTTGTACTGCTAAAGTGCATGACATTCATCAGATGCTCTTCCTTCGCTTATCTCTTGACTAAGGTGCATCTCTTGAAGTTGATAAGAAAATATCTCTGGTTCTTCAGGTCAGGAAACTTCTACTGGGAGAAGTCTGGGACTTCAGTAACAGCTGTTGTCATAGGTCCCAGATCCACTGCCACAAAGGTTCCAGCACTCTGTTTTGCTGCTCCAATATGAGTCTTGAAAATGTCCTGAAGAATCCCCCTTGATTGTATTTTGTCTCAAAGTTCCCATCCACTCTTCATTTGAACTTCAGTTTGGCTGGGGCTTTATacatctatatatatttatatacagagacatatgtatataatatatatattttgttgttgctgttgcaCTTCATTTCTCTGTTAAGCACAAATAAATTTTTTGTTCCCCATttgataaaaatacttttttctgcATTCCATTAGTCTTCAAACTCGCTAACATACGCTGAAGAGTGTCTTGAAGACTTGGTCCTCAGGGACTAGCAGTGTTTGTGCAAAATGTAGCTCACAGCATCCACAATTCCAGTAGAACAGAAACTCTAGGACAGTAAAAGTACGTAGTTTTGCTCTCTTATGTGTCCTTGAAAGTTTTCTAAAAGCAGAATCCTCTGGGAGccaccaaaccaaagcaaagtgTTAGGCATACAGTTCATATTATCTAATCTATATATGCTGTTTAAGTCCTCTAGCATAACTTAAAGGGTTTAATAATGGCATCTTTTATGATGTTTTAAGTGAGCAACCCTAGTTATGCTACACAACAATGATATCTGCCAATACAACAAACttgtaataattttgttttaaatatgaaCTGCCTGTCATGTCTGGATAAGAACAGGTAGATAAGGAACTTCCATCTTTTTGAGGAATATAATTTTACCAGATTTCAGTTGCTACTTTTCAATAATACTAATTCTGTTGTCTTCAGTCTTACAAAGAAAACTGGCTTCAAAATTGATCATCAGAAGGGTGTTCAGTTTTGTGATAAATATCTGCATCAGTAGTAATTGAAACAGAGACTGATGATTATTTTTACCCTAATCTAGTCAATTCTCCTGTACTGAATTGTAGGTTTTCAGTGGCTTGCTTTGGAAAACTTGGTTTTAATGGGCTGTTAGGATAGCATCTATTCAGTGGCTGGCTTGTTAGGCATAGGACTCAGTAACTTAGGAAACAGTACTGAGCCTTACTCTTTCTAATTTTTCTCATAGGCATAATAAGGCAGTGAAGAGAAACTGAAGGAAACATTGCATGCCTTACTGATCAGAAAACTTTCTGAAGTATTTGCGCAAACTACATATCTATGTAGTAAAATCTGCAAAGGTAAGAaatcttttctattttatttagaaaatttcACAACTAATGAAAACCTCTTTCACGAGTCTCAGTGGGTTTACAGAAGTAACTTTATATGTCAAGGAGCAATTTGGAGCCTAAAACTTATTCTTTTAAGCGAGTTCTATGGAGTCATACCAAATTCCACAAGGTTTTTCATTATAGTATTTAGATGAAGGCAGATTGCCCATTAGTTCTTCTTCACAAAGCTTTCAAAGCCATTCAAAAACGTCTCAGTTTTATAAAATAGATCATGTAGGAAAAGACAGTAGCTCTTTATGATTTCAGGGTTAGCTGCAGTTTTGGCTTCTTTTACTTCCTGAATATTAAGTATGTCTTTAAGCATGTGGAGATTTCGTGCTGTTCCTTCTGACGTGGAGGTCTACAGTGAGTAGagaatcttttttttcagtatgaaaGCAGCATCTTAAGTGATGTGCAGTTCATCAATCCACGATTTGCTAGCTGAAAGTGCAGCAGCTATTGTTGGTAAGAACACTGTTTTGTAAGTTTGTTAGGCATTAAATGAAAGGTattaaaatggaaagcaaaCATTTGCATTTGAACTTCTGTGATATTTCTGCTTCAGGTAGAATTCATGTAAATAGAAACTGTATGTTTCACAGTGGCTGATACAATTATGTTCAATTACAGCGTTCAGAGGAAGCGCAGCTCCACTGTGCCAAAGTCTTTGCTTTCAGAGTTCAAAATTTCTTGATAGAAAATTGTGATTCTGACATCCAGCAGTACAAGTCTCAAATTCCCACTTAAATCTGAAAGTCTCTGAAGTGTGTAAATGTTTGTTTGCATTCACACGTTCACTTCTTTATTCACATTAAAGTCTTCGTGTTTTTAGAATTGCTTTCAGGCCTCTTTGTAGATCTACCCATACAGATTCAGCACAAAGATTGcattatttctgtgtgtttggggttttttattagGTTGAAGGTGTGGAGAGCATGGGTTATGATATTGAGCGCTTCGTGGGCTATGTTAATGAGGGGCTGTTGTGCTCCATCTGCCGAGACGTGTTAGAAGATCCACTGCAGGCTCCTTGCGAACACGCTTTCTGCACTGCCTGTATCCATGGATGGCTTGTTCATCACAGTAACTGCCCTGAAGACAGACAAGTGATTGATGTGTCTTTGCTAAGACCTCTCTACAGGTATCCAATAATCTTGCTGTGTGttgaaattacattaatttagGATTTCTCAGTTTTGCTTGCGCAGCTTCATCTCCTGTCGATACTGTCACTCAGGCTGTCTTTATCCAGTGTGCCTGTGGCAGACACCAGCTACTTACATGAAAGCATTAGCATTTTCTATTTACTGTAACTAACTTTTAGGGTGTTAGGATTTCAAAACTGAAAGGACACTTAGTTTGTTCTCCACCTTTTTATATCTTGAATGTTGATTCTAGATACCTGTCTGAATATTATTCTGAATGTCCTTTATGGCATCAAAACTTTTCCATACTCGATTTTAGAGAAAGCAAGCAAAGCAACTCTTGATGACAGTCACTACACACTCTGTacctcttttcttttcagtcttaGTTAGATGCTGCAGTGGGTTTGTAATTAACAATTCCCGAACCAAATTTCTGACTTTcaaatcctttttaaaaaagatctTTAGACATAGGAATGTCTGTTGTGAACCACCTTGTCATGTAAAGCAGGCTGTTCTCACTAGTGCCTTCTGTAACTGGTCAGGCACTTGGACCATATGATTGTTGTTGGTTTTTCCCAAACAAATTGTTCTATTTTAAACTGTTAATTCCTGCTAGTGTCAGAACAAAACAGTTTCAACAGTAGATGCTGCTTGCTGTTTAACACCTGCATTATCTAATCTTGCTCAGATTAGCAGTTATGTATTTAAAGTCTCCAGCTACACTAAATTTAACTTGGTTAGTACTCATAACGTAATTTTTCATTCATGAGATTTTACTATCTGGAAGTTCACTATAGTGTTGACAGAGCACTAGAGTttaatttttagatattttttttatctgtacTCACTGTAGTCCTGGGCAGTGGCAAATGAGTAGCCCTGGTGTTTGTTATTGATAATATCTGCCGAGCCAGTAAAAGGTTatgattaaaaattattcaaaaataaagatttcattTGCACATTTAAATTTGGAGACTGAATTTTTCAttaactgtttttttctgatatggTCACttgaattcttaaaaaaataaataaattccacTAGTTACTCACAGTTTTTCCTAATTGTGATTAGGAAATGTGATTAGGAAATTAGaatcttgctttcttttcccaaaagCTGAGAATACAAAATTTTCAATAATGTTCCCAGATTTAAgaacaaattctttttttttgcatgtagATATATGAAAAATGATTTAAACCGTCTTCAGCTACATTGCAGAAACAGAGAGTATGGCTGTGAAATGGTTTGTTCTCTGGAGTCTATAGACAGGCATGAAAGGGAGTGTGAGTACAGTCAGATACCTTGCTCCAATGCTGGTGAGTAATATTCAAAGAAGTTGAATCCTTTATATGAAACAAACACATTTGTCATGTTCCCATCAACAGCTGCAACAATGGTCATTATTTTCTAACAGAAATTCAAAGCTTTGGCATGATCTGCTCTTTAAAGCagtgtttttaaacaaaatatagtACCAGTTTATGGCAGTCATGATGATTAGCAACTGTTTCTTATCCAAAAACTAACCAAAATGAATATGATGAACTTCAAATGTATGGAAATGTAATAGTGCATTAGTTTTGCTTTCTGTCAAGTTATGAGTTTGCTTTCCAGTTCTGACTGCATGTTTTGATGTTTGAATGAATGCAGTAGCCCATGCAGAAGACTTAGGGatcataatttatttataaaacaccTGGTTGCCTGGTGCATGTGCAGCTGCCAACTCTGTGACATAGTTTTAACAAGAACATATCTTGGAAATAAGAATTATTCTCAGCTAAATTCTAGTTAGAATTGTTCATGTTgaggtttttatttaaagcaaggCTACACCtcctgagaaaaaaacatactTCTAAAAAGGAACATACTGTTAAAATTTCCCAGTTGAATTcatttgaaatgtttctgttcCTAGATAAAGTTAAAATCTAATTAATGATGTTGAATCTGCCATTGTAATTAATGGTGAGATTATTAAGGTACTAGAATTGCTCTGCTAGCAGTTATAATTTTTCTCAGAAGTGACCTCTACAGATGATTGATTCACCTGTTCTACTTCCTACAGAAATAGTAGTGTTTTACAGATCTGTGTATTTTACAGTGTTCACAGATTTATGTTTTTACACCACACTGGGTATCTGGTGTTTGGGGTGTGAAGGCTCTTACATCTCTTGAACTCTTTCCCAAGAATACATGGAGTGTAGTTTGAGTACCTCAATTACAAATCATTGTATTTATTAGTAAAGCTCTTCTAGAGAACTCATTTATCATTTTCTGGCATGGTTTGTTGGGTAGTTTCAATACTTCAGTATTTCAGTTTCCTTAAGTTGATATTCTCTTCAAATTAAATGTGTGTATTTCAACAAAGTGAGCCTCAACAATTAAACTACAAACTTCCTAAGTTTGACTCCATAAGTTGAGACTACAAACTTCAAGTTTAGATTATTAAATGTAGCAATAATTTATATAGTGCTTATTTTTGATTCtttacattttacttttaatCACTACAGAACTGCAAAGTTTGTATCCTagaatttctgtggaaatatttctatattcgTATGAGTTATTAAATGTTCATAAATAAATGTTCTAACTTATTATTATGGTCTAGTACATTATGGACAAGATCAACAAATTGTCTGGAAAACAAGTTTACATTCCATCTCACATCTCTCTTTACTACATCTTTGGACTTTTCTCTAAGTTTGAtagcataatatttttttacacaTGTATTATTCTTTATAAATTCCAGTCATTACAATCTATGATGGTAGCACAGGCAAGCTGCTAGTGTCTTAGCTTGGCATCAGAATTGTCATTACTGATGTTGATTTAATGCCAGACCAGGAGTAGAAGACTTTACAGAAAGTACCTCCTTCCAACCTTTCAGTATTTTCAGCTAGTGGATAAGTATCTTAATAAGACCTCTTAACAGCATTGAATTAGTAGCTATGTATGTGTAACTGTCATATTTCACGTTCTAAAGAAATCACTTCTCTCAGCTTCCTTTCTTGAGTGATTGTGTTTGGAATGACTCAAAATGCTTTTGCTGTAGATGGCTGTCTTGCCTTGCTCCCCCTTGCTCAGGCTGTACCGTGCAGATCGAGCGGCGTAACCTGGACGGGCACCTGGCGGTGTGCGAGTACCGGAGCCGGGAGTGCCCCAATGGCTGTGGCTACACCATGCTCAGTGCAGACGACACGCAGCACAACTGTGTGGCAGAGCTAAGGACCGAGCTGGAGCTGCTTCGGTACAAAGCTTCTCTTTCTCTCGTGTCTCTGTTGGGCTGGGCTTAAAGTCACTGCATGAAGCACTTTGAAATACTAGCACTGGATTCTGGTATGTGTTAAATGGTCTGTTAATTACTTGATGCTAACGGGCCAGAATTTTATTATGTGTCAGCATAGACTTCAAATTTATGcggttttttttccaagttacTATAAATCTTAAAATACCATTGCTTACAGTTGAACAGAACTGCAACcttattatttaaaatgacaAAGAACCTAAGAAAATGGAAGGtggcaatttaatttttccattgGTCTGTTATAAAGACAAAGCCACATTATTTAATAATTGTATTTAGTTCATGTTTTTACAGATTGAGAAGataaaaatctgtaattattaAGGTATAAGGTACAGGTAGATTCAACCACTGAAGGtctaattctgatttttttaaagtttggtAGATTAACAGTCAGTGAATATGACTCTTCTTACCATcatccttgttttccttttatgtaTGTTTCTGTAGCTTTCCCTTTTCATTATCTTccatttgtactttttttttccccctcatgcTCCTTCCCATTTGTATCTTTCAGCTCCTAAGTAGTGTGGTTTTGAGCACTGCTGTGAAGCCAAgctcaaatatagtttaaatgCATTGAGACACAAGTGATTCTGCTACCTGGTCTCAGAACTCAAAAGGTTAATGTAGTGCCATCTGGTTTTGGCTGTGGAGCTGTGTGAGTGACTAGGCTGTAACAGTTTACTGCATACTCTCATTTAGTTTCCACCATAAAAGTGAAGATtacacagaatcatggaatcatttagaTTGCAAAAGagctttaagatcattgagtccagcaGTTATCCAGCACTGCTAAGCCCACCAGTAAACTGTGTCTGTAAGTGCCTACCGTGTCCACACACTCACACTGTCTCATTTCCTTACATGTTTAGCAGTACTACACGATTCAGACTTTTTATCTTGGTTGCCTCTATTTCATAACACTCAGCAAGCACATACTGTaggcaaacagcagaaaatcacTTAAAGTCATAAATATACCTTCTTGAGCTCTTGGAATTATTTGAGGAATATGATATGATTGCCTCTCTATAGGCTCCTCATGGGAACTTTAATGCCCCTGGGCACAATGCACTTCTTTATGCtattggtttttttattttaaattactaaatCATACCTCTACAGAGACATCCTGTAGAGCTTGATGGGAATCAGTTCAGTCTGTTTGGCTGCAAGAAGGCTTTTTGGATTTTGAagatcattcttttctctgcttacAAGACGTAACAAGGAGAAATAAACTTTTTAGGTCAGAAATGATCTGCAGAGTGGAGGAGGCAAAACATGAGATGGAGTCAAGGTTAGATTCACAGAGAAGGCATATGGTCCAAAAAGAGAGTattctgcaaaatgaaattgaaGAACTAAAggtaaatacaatatttttttttaccctctcTTAACAGTCtagctttttgcttttccctgtaGCAGTCtcttattttgtaaataaagtCTCATGCAGAGGAAGATGGCATTAAGTATGGGAAGCAAAACCATCAAAGCTTTGACAGGTTAGCTCTGTGGAAAAGAAGTCTGGATGCTGTATTCCTGTGGTTTATCTGCTTCAGGCTCACTGGAGCTCACCTGGGTACTCCATCTGTGTTCTGTTCATGTGTAACATTGTCAACAGATCAATCTGAAACTGATTTCAGTGTCTAAATGTAGAGTATACATCACAAACTGGATGTAATTAAACATCTGGCTCCATTTTTAATTGCTATTCAAAGTGGCTTAGTCCAGAGCTGACCCAGAGCCGTACTGCCAGCAGTGGTATTTGCACTGTGGTCAGAAGGTTAGAAAGGTTCACAGTAAACTTCATCAAGTAACAATCAAGGCTGTCTTACCCTTTTATTCATCCTCTTTTTATTATATCACAGAAcaatgttttttaaagcaatagttttaaaaagctttataaagtttttaaaaactttataatttacatgtttatttttactggATTTGATGTTAAATCCTTGAAGAATGTATCTGAACAAAACCACAACCATATTTTGTTTGGAttcttgaaatagaaaataaacgTAGCAAGTGAGTAAATTGGCTGGTTTTTATCATACTtcataagaaacaaaatatgaaaacaaaatatttttcaaaaacataTTGGAATCTTTAGAACAAGACCATTCCACAAGATGAATGCTAGATTTGTGTCTCAAATTGTATATTAGTTGCACtatcaaaaaattattttggtggtttttattCCAAAGACTTCATCGCCCTATGTGCATGGCCAGTTCGACTTCACTGCAGCATCATTAGAAGAGGATTTGTTTCTTGCAGTAAATTTGTATTTGCATTTCAGAGTCAGATGTCACGAATGATGTCAGATGTAAGGTCTCTGatggctgcagagagacagcACCGTCaagagctggagcaggcagagctggaaaaacGGGAGTTAATGGAACTGCTGAAGGGGCTGCAGAAGGACTGTAGATTGACTACtgcagagggaagcaggaagTCCAATTTCCGTCCTTTGACACGACTAGAGAGTGTAAAAAGAAAACCTAGGGAAGTTACAGTTATCTAAATAGTACTAAGctcaaaaagcattttcttcaaaTACTGGCTTCTGGCAAACTACTCTCTTTGAATGATTGGTAAACTTTATATAATTTCTGAtttacttgggtttttttgatgtCTAAATTACAACTGTGTTTCCTTTGGGGccataaaaacaaacagaagatttttttttcctgagggtATATCAGTCATTACAACCAGTGATTGGAAGACATATTTTTAGCTGATGTTTTtataaaaagggaaaggagactTGATTTATTCTCTCTTTACTGTACCACTTACAGGAATCTTTCAAGACTGAAAGCTACAGACTTTTAAAGTCAAAGATACGGACTATTATGgaccaggaagaaaaaaacatttcagtatccctgtttgaaacaaaaaagcaaatgtgaCCATTTGGAATGTACTTAATTTGGGGAAAAGTGAATAGTAGAATTAGTAAGTCAGTAATAGAAATTAATAAGATTTGGTTTGTTTGTAGTCTGTAGAAGGTCTTATTTCAAAGGTGGAAAGCAAGCACTTTAAATTGTAATTCTTCTGCTATGTAACAGCTTTGGGTGAGGTTGACTGTTGCTTTAGAGCTTCTTCTCATTTCCAAGGCTGATAACACACTTAAGAGACTAATACTAAAGCCCAAGGTAGTAAAATAACCTAAAACCCTTTAAACAGATGTGTGAATAACTTTGAGTTTGTGGAAATGGATCTGCTTCTTACTTAAAATTTTGAAGCTTTTATATGTGAAAGTATCAGGTATTTCTACAGGATCTTTTAAGCATAAGACCAGTCCATTTGGTATGGAGCATAAGCATAAGACCAGTCCAATGTCTTTATATATAGATACCTAGAGTATTCTTAGTTTTCTTGTGGCAGGTTTAAGTCTGCTTGATATGCACAAGAGATGAATATTTGCACAGTCACTTGGGCTTCAGACCTCTGTGTTACTGCTCAAGCAGGCTTCAGGGAGTGCCAGAGCCTGGCACTGGCATCAGAGGGTAACAGAACACCTGTGTGAGTGTGAGTAGGTCAGTGATCTGCTCTGCTTAGCAGTACAACTCAAAGGAGGGGTGGCAGGGTTAAGGGACATTAGAGCATCTGAGGAAGAGATTGACTGATAGAGCCATTCTCCACCTCCCCTGAGGCAAATGTACCAGTCAGATGCACCTCAAAAAGTGGAGGATCACTAGAGATGAACCTATGGTGGCAGGTCTGATGTGGGCAAAACCATTGGCCTAGCTAAAGTGCATCTACACCAACACACAGTGTGGGCAGcaagcaggaggagctggaagtaGTTGTTCAGCAGGAAGGTGTTAATGTTGTCACCATCACAGAAACATGGTGGGATGACTCTCCCCATGGGAGTGCTGCAATGGCTGGATATAAAAGAGACAGGTAAAGCAGGAGATGTGGTTGGATAGCACTGTACAATAGGGAGTGTTCTGATTGTATTGAAATTGGTGATGAAGGTCACAAGGTTGATCCTCTGGGTAAGGATCACAGGGAAGGTCAGCAGGGCAGATGTCCTGGTGCAAGTCTGTTAGAGGCCACCCAGCCAGGAACAGGCTAATGAGGCGTTCTACAAGTAGCTGGCAGAGGTGTCACAGTCACCAGCCTTTGTGCTCATGGATGACTTCAACTTGCCAGATGTCTGCTGGAAATACAGCAGAGAGGAAGCAGCCTAGGGGGTTCCTGGAATGTGTGGAAGACAGCTTTCTAACTAACACAACAGGTAAATGAGCCTCTGGAGGTGGGTGATGTGATGGTCAGTAGCCATCTTGGGCAGAGTGACCACAAACTGTTAGGGTTTTCTATGCTGGGTGAAGTAAGGAAGGGCACCAGCAAAATTTCTGCCTTGGACTTTGATGAGCAGACTTCGGCCTGTTTAGAACATTGATTGACCAAGTCCCTTGGGAGTCAGTTCTGAAGGCCAATGCAGTCCAGGAAGGCTGGATGtgctttaaaaaggaattattaaatattcaggaacagactgtcccCCATGTGTGGAAAGACAAGTTGTCAAGGAAAAAGACCAGCATGGTTAAACAGAGAACTTAAGCTGGAACTTAGGGGTGAAAATGAGAATATGTCATCTCTGGAAGAAGGGTCAGGTAACTTGGGAGGACTATAAGGACATCACAAGGTCATGTAGGAAGAAGATCGAAAGGGACAAAACCCAACTAGAACTTGATTTGGCCACTACagttaaaaacaacaaaaaaagtttctataaatacattGACAGCAAAAGGAGGGTCAAGGAGTGTCTCCACCATTAGTTGACTCCGGAGCATGGTGTAGTGACAGGGTTTAAGGAGAAGGCAGAGgtacttaatgccttctttgccttgGTCTTCAATATCAGAATCAGTTGTCCTCAGGATACCCAGCTCCCTGAGATGGAAGTTGTTGATGGACAGATGAGTGAAGTCCCCATAGTCCAGGACAAGATGGTCAGTGACCTGCTGTGCCAGTTAGACACTCACAGGGCTATGGGCCCTGATGGGATCCACCCCAGAGTAATGAGGGAACTGGCAAAAGTACTcactggcactggtgaggctgtacgttgagtgctgtgtccagttctggtccCGTcctttgggaaggacgttgggACGCTtgagcgcgtccagaggaggcaacgaggctggtgaggggcttggaacacaagccctgtgaggaatgactgagggagctgggtgtgttcagcctggagaaaaggagacttgggggtgaccttatcactctccacaacttcctgaaaggtggctgtagtcaggtgggggttcgtctctttctccaggcagcaactgacagaatgGGAGGACACAGCCTAAAGCTGTACCAAtggaaatataggttggatattaggaaaaagtttttcatggataaagtgataaagttctggaatggtctacctggggaagtggtggagtcactatccctggatgtgtttaaaaaaagactggcactcagtgccatggtttaatTGTGGTGTaagggcatgggttggactcaatgatcttgaaggtctcttccaacctagattctgtgaattctgtaaATTTGTCAAAACACTTTAAGTCATCTATCAGCAGTCTTGTTTAACTGGAGAAGTTTCAGCTGACTGGAGATTAGCAGATGTAACACCCATCTACAAGAATGGTTGGAAGGATGATCTGGGAATCTACAGGCCTGTTCAGCCTGACCTCAGCTCTGGGCAAAGTTCTGGAAGAGATCATCCTGAGTGCCATTACATGGACATGCAGGACAACCAAGGGATCAAGCCCAGACAACATAGATTGAAGAAAGGCAGGTCCTGATTGACTGATCTGATCTCATACGACTAAGTGACCTGCTGAGAAGACtagggaaaggctg belongs to Vidua macroura isolate BioBank_ID:100142 chromosome 1, ASM2450914v1, whole genome shotgun sequence and includes:
- the LOC128806407 gene encoding RING finger protein 151-like, giving the protein MGYDIERFVGYVNEGLLCSICRDVLEDPLQAPCEHAFCTACIHGWLVHHSNCPEDRQVIDVSLLRPLYRYMKNDLNRLQLHCRNREYGCEMVCSLESIDRHERECEYSQIPCSNAGCTVQIERRNLDGHLAVCEYRSRECPNGCGYTMLSADDTQHNCVAELRTELELLRSEMICRVEEAKHEMESRLDSQRRHMVQKESILQNEIEELKSQMSRMMSDVRSLMAAERQHRQELEQAELEKRELMELLKGLQKDCRLTTAEGSRKSNFRPLTRLESVKRKPREVTVI